The genome window ACGATGTCAAACACAACCCGGTCAGAGAAGAAGAATATCGCAACCATCGCATACCAGTCTACCGAAGCTCTCGGTTATGCCTACGCAACAATCAGGAGATGATCACATGAACCAGAAGAACACAACAAAGAGAACCAACGGGCCAAAGAAAGCCATATCGACCGACGCGATTGCAAACCGCTATTTCACGAGGTAGAATAGTGATGAGCGAGAAGATTACTAGCTCAAGTCGTACTAGGTCGGAACAAACCTCCGATAGGGAAAACAGACTAACTATCGAAGAAGTGCTCGCGTTAGAACCAACGTGAGCCCTTCTCTTTTCTTTTGTCTTATTGTTTATCCAGTATCGTGCATGACGCGCTTTTTTGCCAGAAACTCAGAGTCTTTTCGAGCAAATCCTTCAGCATAGAGGTAGTCAAGGATTTCCTGATGCATATCTTGAATCCAGAATACAACCCTGTCAGTTTGTACTTCACACATGGCGCTTTTTATCACATCTCTACCATAACCCTCTTTGTAGCTGAATGATACCGTTGTAGTATCATTCGAGGCTTGATTGGGTATGAGTTGCATGAAACCAACCACCATATTGCTTTCTGGCTCAGTCAGAGCATAACAGCGCCCTCCACGAATGGTATACTCCCATGTCTTTCGATTCCTATATCCCCAATAGGTATCTGGCTCCAGGTGGATGAAGAGTGGAATGTGCTCCAACCGTGCTATGCCCACCTCGAGATCGAATTCTACTGCAGTAGTATCAGCAGGTCCTTCCAGCTGGAGAATGAGCGATTGTATGCCATATCCAAGCCCCTCTACAAACGAGATAGCCTTCGTTCGATGTGTCTTAGGGGCAATCGCGAAGTGAGTAATAGCTGGGTTAAGGTCCAGAAAGGTTCTCTCCGATTCCTTGACAATCTGAGTCCCAATACCTTTGTTTCTCATCTCGGGGTCTACAGCAAGCTCCCATATCGCTCCCCAGCCAAGGCTTCGCAACATGAGATTGATTGCAACTCCTACAATCTCGTCATCTACAACCGCCACTTTCCACAACTTCTCAAGATCGCCGCTAATCTTGCAGCGGTCCCACGATCGAGAAAAACCTTCGAAGCTCATTTCAAAATCGGGAAAACCTGTTTCATATACACTATAGGCCGCAGCTTTCTCTCCGCTTCTCGGTGGACGAATTGTGACTTCGGAC of Candidatus Lokiarchaeota archaeon contains these proteins:
- a CDS encoding GNAT family N-acetyltransferase, which codes for MSEVTIRPPRSGEKAAAYSVYETGFPDFEMSFEGFSRSWDRCKISGDLEKLWKVAVVDDEIVGVAINLMLRSLGWGAIWELAVDPEMRNKGIGTQIVKESERTFLDLNPAITHFAIAPKTHRTKAISFVEGLGYGIQSLILQLEGPADTTAVEFDLEVGIARLEHIPLFIHLEPDTYWGYRNRKTWEYTIRGGRCYALTEPESNMVVGFMQLIPNQASNDTTTVSFSYKEGYGRDVIKSAMCEVQTDRVVFWIQDMHQEILDYLYAEGFARKDSEFLAKKRVMHDTG